A genome region from Mercenaria mercenaria strain notata chromosome 11, MADL_Memer_1, whole genome shotgun sequence includes the following:
- the LOC123532199 gene encoding uncharacterized protein LOC123532199: MTNFMDRIQTSIHALRSKYRSTDLCGKLKKYTCGAAGAFSCCSDGGIVDIGPFPFTYGRKNQFDMSGSYAGNQCTSMALTAIIQHKIYSEFTPRTINKILKEGNKLHTRLREDIVLSNNSDNRVAVEDFPHEDYIDIGKVFGRNTHVRMREPCRDVFTTGRDDFVDFLTIREYLESWYTCLRKMGFLLTIHAFSYAILINKNGVVMFDSHGHLKHKGEAIKSKAGAIMFPSAAELEEFLVGMYGVGRHAVIAPVCVSFKEKATRPNKVERKKKSLKEVLYQPLLLTARNVKNKKVHVEANNYEYDESPFVGMFGGGN; the protein is encoded by the exons ATGACTAATTTTATGGATCGCATCCAAACTTCGATACATGCATTGCGGAGTAAATAT CGCAGCACAGATCTTTGTGGAAAACTCAAGAAATATACGTGTGGTGCGGCTGGTGCCTTCAGTTGTTGCAGTGATGGTGGTATTGTGGACATTG GTCCTTTTCCTTTCACATATGGCCGTAAAAACCAGTTCGATATGTCCGGATCATACGCCGGAAATCAATGTACAAGTATGGCCCTGACCGCCATCATTCAGCACAAGATATATTCAGAGTTTACACCCAGAACAATCAACAAAATCTTGAAAGAAGGCAACAAACTCCACACTAGACTCAG AGAAGATATCGTCCTGAGTAATAATTCGGATAACAGAGTGGCGGTTGAAGATTTCCCACACGAGGATTACATTGACATAGGAAAGGTATTTGGAAGGAATACCCATGTTAGAATGAGGGAACCTTGTCGAGATGTCTTTACAACTGGAAGAGatgattttgttgattttttaacCATAAGG GAGTACTTAGAGAGTTGGTACACATGCCTGAGAAAAATGGGATTTCTCCTCACCATACATGCGTTTTCATACGCCATTCTCATCAACAAAAATGGAGTAGTCATGTTTGACTCTCATGGCCACTTAAAACATAAAGGAGAAGCTATAAAGTCAAAGGCCGGGGCAATAATGTTTCCATCAGCTGCGGAACTGGAGGAGTTTTTAGTTGGCATGTACGGTGTGGGGAGACACGCCGTCATTGCCCCGGTCTGCGTCTCCTTTAAAGAGAAGGCCACTCGACCAAATAAAGTGGAGAGAAAGAAGAAGAGCTTAAAAGAAGTATTGTACCAGCCCCTACTTTTGACGGCTCGAAATGTAAAGAACAAAAAAGTGCACGTCGAGGCTAACAATTACGAGTATGATGAATCACCATTTGTGGGAATGTTCGGAGGCGGGAACTAG